TGGGTAATGCGTTTACACAACGCAATGTTTGTTTGCTACTCGTTTGAGACGCTCCGGTTCCGGAAAATCGTTACAATGCTTTGGGAATCGCCAAATTGAATTCCCCGAAATATTACAAAATCAATACTGATTTTGCTAAATATCTGGATGAAATTCAACACCTTTCGAAAGTATTATCGAACTTGTGTGATTTTGGTAAAAATGCCAACTACATCGTGATCCGGAGAAACAGATGAGGATATTTTTTTCCCGGATAGTAAAACGAACTCTGTTTGTGTAATCAATAATTATATTATGAAAATCCCTTGGTTTCTGATGCAATTGCTTTGACTTTCGGTTAATTATGAAACCTGAAAAAATGATTGGTTTAGTCCGTTTCTGATACGCTTATAACTTTAACTGGAATGATTCACCAATATTTTTCCTAAAGCATCGCGAACCGCCTCCGATTATCACTGTTAAATCACATAAAACAATCATTTACAGGAATTAGGAGGAATTTATTATGGCATTTGAGAATCGCGTTTCTATCGAGATTGCGGCTGAGGACAAGCTGGCTATTGAAGATGCGCTGAACACCCTAAAAACCAAACTGCTGCCATACCTGCATTCGCTGACAGCGCAGGATCGCCGGGAGTTGCCCAAGATGAATGACGGTACATCGCCGTTTGTGCAAAAGTCTTTGGAATATGCCCAGGCGAACACATCTCTGCTGCCGGCATTTGTGGATTTAAATGAGTTGAAGAAAGATGTGGATGCGGTAACCGAATTAACCCAATTTCTGCGGAAAGTGGAAGAACTGCAGCATTTGCTGGATGATACGGTCGTATTAGCCGGCAGTGAAGCGTATCAGGCGTCTCTGGCGTTTTATAACTCCGTAAAGCTGGGTGCACGAATGAACGTTCCGGGTGCCCAGAATATTTATCAGGATTTGAAGCAGCGCTTTGCCAAATCCCCCAGAGTTGTGGAGCCGGAAACACCGGGTGAGTAGGTATTGGTATTAAAAAATTTTTACAAACAATAAAGCCTCGGCAGATTTGTCGGGGCTTTATTGTTTATTCTTGAAGGTGCTGAACAAAACATTCTTGTTTTTAGCTTACCAAATAATCATTTATTATTATAAATTCCATTATTACATTCTATGACGACTTTCATAAATTGTCTTAAATCAATTACAAGAAATATTCCATATCTGATCAGGATAATATGACGAAATTGTTGGCGTTACTAAATTTTCTAGTAAAGATTAAGCCATATTTAAATGAATGGTGGTCGTCATGGAGATTATCGTATTTTTCAGATGAAGATTTTCAAAATGCAACCAAATATTATGTCAAACCACACTGCCAAAAAATCGATCCAGCGACAATTATTGATTCTCAAAACGCTAAGATTAAACGCTATGATTTATTTGAGACAATTAATTATTTGTTGGAACAACCTGATAAATACAAATACATAATGATATTTGGTGAAACCGGTACTGGAAAAACCTCATTTTTATTGAATTTTTACTACGAATATAAATCTCTAAAGTTATTTAAACGCACTCGGATAAAAGTAATCCCACTGGGTTTCGTAAAAAATTTAAGTGAGGTAATTAATAAAATTGGTAACAAAAGCAATACTGTATTATGTCTTGATGCCCTTGACGAGGACACTCTAATGCATGACAGTGCTGATTCAAATAAATACCAAGAAAGAATATGGGAAATTTGTCAACAAACATATGAATTTAGAAATGTCATTATTACATGCAGAAGTCAATTTTTCCCTAAAGATGTCATCACAAAGCTATCTACAAATATTAACAAGCCTGGTTCAGTAGGGATGGGTGAGAGCGGTGAATATACATTTAAAAAGCTTTATATTTCATACTTTAACAATTCACAAATACGCGAATACTTAAAAAAACGATTTCCAGATGACCTAGAAAAATTCCAGAAAAGCTTAAATAAGGCTAATGATTTGGTTGGGCGAATTCCAGAATTAACCATGCGTCCAATGATTTTGGCATATATTGATGATTTACTTAATAAAAATATTGACTATACATATCAAATATATGAATCTATAGTAGATGCATGGATCAACCGTGAAAAGTATTGGGAAAACAAGGATTTAAGAAGGTTTTCAGAACAGCTCGCGGTTCATATCTATACTCAAAGCGTAAAGACGCATGGCGTTGCTGCTATACCATTATATGAATTGCAGCAATTTGAGAATGGCGATAAAATAAAACGTTGGAAAATTTCTGGTCGTTCTTTGCTGAATCATGA
Above is a window of Calditrichia bacterium DNA encoding:
- a CDS encoding DUF1566 domain-containing protein; this translates as MTKLLALLNFLVKIKPYLNEWWSSWRLSYFSDEDFQNATKYYVKPHCQKIDPATIIDSQNAKIKRYDLFETINYLLEQPDKYKYIMIFGETGTGKTSFLLNFYYEYKSLKLFKRTRIKVIPLGFVKNLSEVINKIGNKSNTVLCLDALDEDTLMHDSADSNKYQERIWEICQQTYEFRNVIITCRSQFFPKDVITKLSTNINKPGSVGMGESGEYTFKKLYISYFNNSQIREYLKKRFPDDLEKFQKSLNKANDLVGRIPELTMRPMILAYIDDLLNKNIDYTYQIYESIVDAWINREKYWENKDLRRFSEQLAVHIYTQSVKTHGVAAIPLYELQQFENGDKIKRWKISGRSLLNHDAEGNYKFAHRSIMEFLFVTRFLKMVPKDREELPWTKVMVNFLSEILINNQYRGELNKLNCEKIDLNALLLFEKYKPIQLRREPKTISDKDAKRMILINEFFDENLNPKGKSLKHRFIPYGEKNKSIFDLATGLIWQQSGSMDELTWQKAHQYIQEINKNHTAGSNIWRLPTLDEAMSLMEAVRKKEQLYIDPVFDTTQSWIWTGDLNSDSVAWNVRYSDGICDKNYILNSNFVRAVRSAKSN